From the genome of bacterium, one region includes:
- a CDS encoding sugar kinase, protein MSLLVVGSVAYDSIITPQAAADEVLGGSATFFATAASHFTPVNLVAVVGDDFHHQDIAFLKDRRVSLEGLQTVPGKTFRWKGRYSENMNDRETIY, encoded by the coding sequence ATGAGTTTGCTGGTTGTCGGTTCAGTCGCATACGATTCGATCATCACCCCGCAGGCGGCTGCGGATGAGGTCTTGGGTGGTTCCGCTACGTTCTTCGCCACGGCCGCCAGTCACTTCACTCCGGTGAATTTGGTGGCGGTGGTCGGCGATGACTTTCATCATCAGGACATCGCCTTTTTAAAAGACCGCAGAGTCAGTCTGGAGGGCCTGCAGACCGTGCCGGGAAAAACCTTTCGCTGGAAAGGCCGCTATTCGGAGAACATGAACGATCGCGAAACCATCTAC